The DNA sequence CTCCCATTGTGTCCAGATATTCTGAGAGTTTGATTCTGTTTGGCAGATTGGTTACATTATTGGTCGTCATCTTTTTATAGATTTCATCTCTGCTGGATTTGATCTCTTTGTACTGTTCATACTGCTTAAGTGCATTGCGGATGATAAAATAAAATTTACCGCTTACAATTTCTTCTCTTTCTTTGTAGCCGTTAATATCATAATGGTCAAAAATTTTATCAGGAGGAACCGGCGAGTTTCCGCTGTCTATCATGACAATTCTTATGTTGCTGTTGTGCAAAACATTTCTTATATGTTCAACAAGCTTCAAGCCTGCGTCGGGTGTTTCCATAGATATGTCAATAAAAGCAATAGCAGTATCAGCATTGTTTTTTAAGAGTTCTTTCGCCTCTTGTGCATTGTGTGCATGGAGGATTTTTACGGGTTTGTTTTGAATAAAGATATTTTGCAGTTCTTTCTTAATGACATTATGCACAGCAACATCATCATCAACGACTAAAATTTCCCAATATTTTTCAGACATCATTATATTTCCTAGTAGTATTAACCATAGACTAGCATGAAAAAGATTAATATTTGTTTATAATAAACGGGGGGGGGAATACCGTTAAGCCAATAAAAAGCTTTAGTTTTGTGTGACAGTCGGAGCAAAAGCCTTTGTACTGAGTCTGACACTTTGTCCGATTTGGAGATTCTTGGCTTCTGCGGAGCTGACGACAACCTCGACGAGTTGCTGTCCTATGGCTACAACAGCGATGTAGATGACATCTGCTTTTTTAATATCGAGCAGTTCTCCCTCAAAAGAAAATTTTTGACTGCCCTGCGTTTTGAGCAAAACCTCTTTTGGTGCGCCGTCATTGATTATTTTTCCGTTTTGTAAAATGATGACACGAGAGGCAAGACGGTATATTTCGCTCGGGTCGTGACTGACCATAATGGTTGTCGTGCCAAACTCTTTATGCAGCACAAGCAGTTCGTTTTGCAGTTTTGTCCGCATAGCAGGGTCAAGTGCCGAGAGGGGTTCGTCAAGCAGTAGTATTTTTGGTTTTTTCATCAAGGCACGGCAGATGCTGACTCTCTGTTTCTGCCCGCCGCTGAGGCTGTTTGGATAGCGTTCTTTGAGACTGGAGAGTTCACTCAGTTCCAAAAGATGCTCGGCTAATTTTTTGTCATTGTTGACAAAAAGCAGATTTTTTTCTACACTCATATTTTCAAAAAGGGCATACTCCTGAAAAACAAAACCGATGGCTCTTTTTTGAACAGACAGGGCCCCTTTTGCATCAAGCCAGACGCTGTTTTGTACAGTGATGCTCCCTTTGGCCTCTTCAAGCCCTGCTAAAATTCTCAAAAGTGTGGTCTTTCCGCTGCCGCTTTTCCCACTGAGGGCTACAAACTCGCCCTCTTTAATATTGAGCTTTACATGTAAAGGCATAACGCCCTGGGCTCCGTGAAGTTTTTTTGTGACATCTATATGTATCATAATCCAAACCTTCTGTTGTGTCTGGCATTAAAGATGTAGACGCTCAGAAGTACTGCAAAAGAGATGCCCACCATTATGGCGCTGTAGATATGAGCGGCAGTGTAGTCCATATTTTCCACCATTTCATAAATGGCTACAGAGGCCACCTTTGTCTCACCCGGTATGCTGCCGCCTACCATTAAAACTACGCCGAATTCTCCGACTGTATGGGCAAAAGTGACAATGACGGCAGTGAGTACCGCCGGTTTCATATTTGGCAGGGCGACAAAAAACAGAGTCTGGAGTTTGCTTTTGCCGGCAATGTAACTCGCCTCAAGCATATTTTTGTTGAGACTCTCAAACCCGTTTTGAAGAGGCTGCACCATAAATGGCAAAGAGTAAAAACAACTTGCCACAACAAGTCCCGTAAAAGAAAAAACAAGTTTGACATCAAAAGTCTCTTCAAAAAAGTGACCGATTGGGGAGCTGTATGCAAATGCCCAAAGCAGATAAAACCCCAAAACAGAAGGGGGCAGAACAATTGGCAAAGCTGTAAGGGCTTCTAAAAAAGGTTTTGTTTGTGATTTTGTCTGTGAGAGAAACCATGCAAGCGGCAGGGCGATACAAAAGAGAATAAAAGCTGTCAACGCCGCAAGTTTGAAGGAGAGCACAAAGGGTTCAAAACTCATGAAACTATCTCCTTGAGTGACAAATCACTTGATTTTATCAGTGCGATGACAGATTCCCCTACATGCAACTGCATTCTTTGCAAAGAATCGCTTGTGATGATGGACTCCAAAACATTGTCATAAAACTGTAACTCTACAACAGACAAGAGCTCTCCGACTTCTATAGAACGCACCGTTACATGTAACTGGTTTGCATGGCTCAGTTCTCCCTGAAGATTTTTTGCTATGGCAATGGCTGTGGGTTTACATGTAAGGAGAACTTCTGTGTTTTGTGTGAGTGTTTGGGGCAATTCAAGGCTCATCATGCCCAGCGTGCTCTCATTACATGTAAAGTGTACTACATGTAAGTTTTGCACTGTTTGGATTGTCTCTGCTTTTGCTGGAATTGTATTCATTGTACACTGTATCCGTACGCTTTGAAAATCTCTTTTGCCGGTTGTGAGAGTAAAAAGGTGTAAAAAGAGTGTGCGTCTGCATTGTCTGTGGCATGTTTGAGCAAAACAATACCCTGTGCAATGGGTGTGTAGAGTTTTGGATCAACATCTTTAAAATTGACGCCTTCTTTATACTGTTTCATTTTAGGCGAAAAGAGTGCTGACTTGGCGATAAAACCCAAATCAGCTGCCGTGACTGCATAGGCAACAGTCTGTCCGACAGACTCTCCGTACACAAGTTTCTTTTTGATTTTTTTATACAAAGAGGCATTTTGCAATGCCTGACGCGCTGCTATTCCGTAAGGTGCGGTTTGCGGATTGGCTATGGCTATTGTTCTGATATTTTTGTCAAGAACGAGAGCTGTTCCCTGCTGAAACTCTCTTTTTTTTGTGCTAAAAAGAGCAAGCGCGCCCCGGGCATACACAACCGGTTTGGTCAGAGCAAAGCCTTTTTCGTATAATTTTTTTGGATAGGCCATATTTGCAGAGAGAAAAATGTCATAAGGTGCGCCGTGCATTATCTGTGCTGTGAGTTTTCCACTGCTGCCTATAGTCATTTGTATTTTTGTTTGCGGATTGTTTTTCTGAAATTCTTTTATCAGTCGGGGAAGGGCATAACTGACATTTGCCGCGGTTGCAATGTTGAGAGTACCCGCCAAAACAGTTGTAAAGGAGAATAAAAGTATAATAAGATAATTTTTCATTACAAGATTATAGCAGAGAAACCCTAATCGGCAAAACTTACAAATAACTTAAATTCAGTTGTTTATAAGTTTATACGGCTATACTTCCATCAAATAAAATTACTTGAAGGGTTCGAGAATGAAATTTACAAAAATTGCAACTCCTGAACAAATCGATCAAAAATGGGTTTTGATTGATGCTGAGGGTAAAACATTCGGTCGTATGATCACTGAAGTAGCTACTATACTTCGTGGGAAAAACAAACCGTGTTTTACTCCTAATATCGACTGTGGTGACTACGTAGTTATCATCAACGCTTCTAAGGCAAAATTTAACGGTCTTGGAAAAATAGCAAACAAAGAATATTTTTCTCACTCTGGGTACTTCGGTAGTACAAAGAGCGTTAAAATGACTGAGCTTTTAGAAAAGAACCCTGAGAAACTGTATAAGTTGGCAACTCGCGGTATGCTTCCTAAAACAAAGCTTGGTGCTAAAATGCTTAAAAAATTAAAAATTTATGCAGGTGCTGAACATCCTCACACTGCACAAATTGCTAAATAAGGACTGATTATATGGCAAATAAAATATATGCAACAGGTCGTCGTAAAGCCTCTGTAGCAAAAGTATGGTTAACTCCAGGAACCGGTAAAATCACTATCAACGGTCTTTCGTTAGACGCATGGTTGGGCGGACTTGAAGCGAAAAAACTTCGTGTAAAACAGCCATTGGTAGTAACAAAACAAGAAACAAATGTTGATATCGTTGCTACTACTTTAGGCGGTGGTTTCGGTGGTCAGGCAGATGCACTTCGTCACGGAATTTCCCGTGCTTTGGTAGCATACAACCCGGAATTAAAAGCAATGCTTAAACCTGAAGGTATGATGACTCGTGACTCACGTGTTGTTGAACGTAAGAAGCCAGGTAAGCGTAAAGCTCGTCGTTCTCGCCAGTTCTCTAAACGTTAATCGTTTGGAATTTTTATCAATGCCTTTTGCATTGGTAAAATTCTTTTTTATCTCCTCTTTGCAAAGTACACAATAAATTAACTCTATTAGTATATAATGTCTGTTCCATAAAAAAGCAGGTATTTATATGAAAAAAACAACGCTCATTCTCACACTGTTTACCATACTCATAATGCTTCTTTTTCCGTTTTTCGGCAACAGTTTCATGCAAAAACTTATAGATGAAAATATTCAGGTTTTGCAGTCACAGGGTCTGGTACTTAAAAAGAGTACAAAAGAGAGCGGTTATCTTAACACAAAACAGCATTTTGAATTTGTTTTGCAAGATACACAGGCACTGCAAAACTATTTACGTTCTTACACAAAATCAGCAGTGCCGCCGGCTGTAGAGAAAGTTTTTCAAGGTGCGACAATAGGCGCAGATGTTGCCTACAGCAATATTCCCTTTTCAAAGGCTGTGACTGTAGAGGTATATCCTTTGCAGCTTGCAAATACACTTATGCAGGAGATGAAAAAAAACAATCCGCAAGCCTACAGATATTTTACTGACTTTCTTGATGCAAAAGGGCTTTTGTATCATGTAGAGTACAATGTGCTCAGTAGTGATTTTAACGGCTTTGTCAAAGATATAGATACGCATTACAGTGTAAAAAAGAATGCAAATGTGCGTATGCAGTTAGAAGGTGTCAGGTTCAGCGGAGAGGGAAGCCTTTTTGCAGCAGAAAATATGACTTTTCATATACAAACAATGAAGCTCGCTTTGGAAGATGCTGCAAATGCACTCTCTTTTGAGATAAATAATTTGCAAAACAGGAGTGAATTTGCATCTTTTTCCCACTATACAACGGATACTAAAGTATTTCAAATCAAGTTTTTGATGAAAAATTCTCAGGATGATATCAATATATCTCTTGGTAATGTGGATATGGCTTCCTCTTCTTCTGAAAAAGACGGCAAAGTGGCATTGCATTCAAAAAGCTTTATAGATACTTTGATATTTCACGCA is a window from the Sulfurimonas hydrogeniphila genome containing:
- a CDS encoding ATP-binding cassette domain-containing protein, whose protein sequence is MIHIDVTKKLHGAQGVMPLHVKLNIKEGEFVALSGKSGSGKTTLLRILAGLEEAKGSITVQNSVWLDAKGALSVQKRAIGFVFQEYALFENMSVEKNLLFVNNDKKLAEHLLELSELSSLKERYPNSLSGGQKQRVSICRALMKKPKILLLDEPLSALDPAMRTKLQNELLVLHKEFGTTTIMVSHDPSEIYRLASRVIILQNGKIINDGAPKEVLLKTQGSQKFSFEGELLDIKKADVIYIAVVAIGQQLVEVVVSSAEAKNLQIGQSVRLSTKAFAPTVTQN
- the modB gene encoding molybdate ABC transporter permease subunit — translated: MSFEPFVLSFKLAALTAFILFCIALPLAWFLSQTKSQTKPFLEALTALPIVLPPSVLGFYLLWAFAYSSPIGHFFEETFDVKLVFSFTGLVVASCFYSLPFMVQPLQNGFESLNKNMLEASYIAGKSKLQTLFFVALPNMKPAVLTAVIVTFAHTVGEFGVVLMVGGSIPGETKVASVAIYEMVENMDYTAAHIYSAIMVGISFAVLLSVYIFNARHNRRFGL
- a CDS encoding TOBE domain-containing protein, with translation MNTIPAKAETIQTVQNLHVVHFTCNESTLGMMSLELPQTLTQNTEVLLTCKPTAIAIAKNLQGELSHANQLHVTVRSIEVGELLSVVELQFYDNVLESIITSDSLQRMQLHVGESVIALIKSSDLSLKEIVS
- the modA gene encoding molybdate ABC transporter substrate-binding protein, with product MKNYLIILLFSFTTVLAGTLNIATAANVSYALPRLIKEFQKNNPQTKIQMTIGSSGKLTAQIMHGAPYDIFLSANMAYPKKLYEKGFALTKPVVYARGALALFSTKKREFQQGTALVLDKNIRTIAIANPQTAPYGIAARQALQNASLYKKIKKKLVYGESVGQTVAYAVTAADLGFIAKSALFSPKMKQYKEGVNFKDVDPKLYTPIAQGIVLLKHATDNADAHSFYTFLLSQPAKEIFKAYGYSVQ
- the rplM gene encoding 50S ribosomal protein L13, producing MKFTKIATPEQIDQKWVLIDAEGKTFGRMITEVATILRGKNKPCFTPNIDCGDYVVIINASKAKFNGLGKIANKEYFSHSGYFGSTKSVKMTELLEKNPEKLYKLATRGMLPKTKLGAKMLKKLKIYAGAEHPHTAQIAK
- the rpsI gene encoding 30S ribosomal protein S9, which translates into the protein MANKIYATGRRKASVAKVWLTPGTGKITINGLSLDAWLGGLEAKKLRVKQPLVVTKQETNVDIVATTLGGGFGGQADALRHGISRALVAYNPELKAMLKPEGMMTRDSRVVERKKPGKRKARRSRQFSKR